A window of the Falco biarmicus isolate bFalBia1 chromosome 10, bFalBia1.pri, whole genome shotgun sequence genome harbors these coding sequences:
- the TMX2 gene encoding thioredoxin-related transmembrane protein 2 isoform X1, which yields MAVLAPLLALVYSVPGLCRWLARPYYPLSALLATAFLLVRKVPPLCQGLPSQREDGNPCDFDWREVEILMFLSAIVMMKNRRSITVEQHIGNIFMFSKVANAILFFRLDIRMGLLYLTLCIVFLMTCKPPLYMGPEYIKYFSDKTIDEELERDKRVTWIVEFFANWSSECQSFAPIFADLSLKYNCSGLHFGKVDVGRYTDVSTRSGGKTAWAVGSVLGQSPWEPPAPCCSCQRVTISLSPSHRRYKVSTSPLTKQLPTLILFQGGTETMRRPQIDKKGRAVSWTFSEENVIREFNLNELYQKAKKQSKPREEGPEEPFVQQAAARHPDGETKKDK from the exons ATGGCGGTGCTGGCGCCGCTGCTGGCGCTGGTGTACTCGGTGCCGGGGCTGTGCCGCTGGCTGGCGCGGCCCTACTACCCGCTCTCCGCCCTGCTCGCCACCGCCTTCCTGCTCGTCCGCAAGGTCCCGCCGCTCTGCCAAGGGCTACCCTCCCAGCGGGAGGACGGCAACCCCTGCGACTTCGACTGG CGGGAGGTGGAGATCCTCATGTTCCTCAGCGCCATCGTGATGATGAAGAACCGACGCTCCA TCACTGTGGAGCAGCACATCGGGAACATTTTCATGTTCAGCAAAGTGGCAAATGCCATCCTCTTCTTCCGCCTCGACATCCGTATGGGCCTGCTCTACCTCACGCTCTGCATAG TGTTCCTGATGACGTGCAAGCCCCCCCTCTACATGGGCCCCGAGTACATCAAGTATTTCAGCGACAAGACTATAGAT gaggagctggagcggGACAAGCGGGTGACCTGGATCGTCGAGTTCTTTGCCAACTGGTCCAGCGAGTGCCAGTCCTTCGCCCCCATCTTTGCTGACCTCTCTCTCAA GTACAACTGCTCGGGGTTGCACTTCGGGAAGGTGGATGTCGGCCGGTACACGGACGTCAGCACCAGGTCTGGTGGGAAGACAGCCTGGGCGGTGGGGTCCGTGCTGGGGCAGAGTCCAtgggagcccccagccccctgctgcagctgccagaggGTCACCATCAgcctctccccctcccaccGCAGGTACAAGGTCAGCACCTCACCCCTCACAAAGCAGCTGCCCACCCTCATCCTCTTCCAGGGTGGGACAGAGACCATGCGCCGGCCACAGATCGACAAGAAGGGTCGGGCTGTCTCCTGGACCTTCTCTGAG GAAAACGTGATCCGGGAGTTCAACCTCAACGAGCTTTACCAGAAAGCCAAGAAGCAGTCGAAGCCGCGGGAGGAGGGGCCCGAGGAGCCCTTTGTTCAACAGGCGGCTGCCAGGCACCCCGACGGGGAGACCAAGAAGGACAAGTAG
- the TMX2 gene encoding thioredoxin-related transmembrane protein 2 isoform X2, with product MAVLAPLLALVYSVPGLCRWLARPYYPLSALLATAFLLVRKVPPLCQGLPSQREDGNPCDFDWREVEILMFLSAIVMMKNRRSITVEQHIGNIFMFSKVANAILFFRLDIRMGLLYLTLCIVFLMTCKPPLYMGPEYIKYFSDKTIDEELERDKRVTWIVEFFANWSSECQSFAPIFADLSLKYNCSGLHFGKVDVGRYTDVSTRYKVSTSPLTKQLPTLILFQGGTETMRRPQIDKKGRAVSWTFSEENVIREFNLNELYQKAKKQSKPREEGPEEPFVQQAAARHPDGETKKDK from the exons ATGGCGGTGCTGGCGCCGCTGCTGGCGCTGGTGTACTCGGTGCCGGGGCTGTGCCGCTGGCTGGCGCGGCCCTACTACCCGCTCTCCGCCCTGCTCGCCACCGCCTTCCTGCTCGTCCGCAAGGTCCCGCCGCTCTGCCAAGGGCTACCCTCCCAGCGGGAGGACGGCAACCCCTGCGACTTCGACTGG CGGGAGGTGGAGATCCTCATGTTCCTCAGCGCCATCGTGATGATGAAGAACCGACGCTCCA TCACTGTGGAGCAGCACATCGGGAACATTTTCATGTTCAGCAAAGTGGCAAATGCCATCCTCTTCTTCCGCCTCGACATCCGTATGGGCCTGCTCTACCTCACGCTCTGCATAG TGTTCCTGATGACGTGCAAGCCCCCCCTCTACATGGGCCCCGAGTACATCAAGTATTTCAGCGACAAGACTATAGAT gaggagctggagcggGACAAGCGGGTGACCTGGATCGTCGAGTTCTTTGCCAACTGGTCCAGCGAGTGCCAGTCCTTCGCCCCCATCTTTGCTGACCTCTCTCTCAA GTACAACTGCTCGGGGTTGCACTTCGGGAAGGTGGATGTCGGCCGGTACACGGACGTCAGCACCAG GTACAAGGTCAGCACCTCACCCCTCACAAAGCAGCTGCCCACCCTCATCCTCTTCCAGGGTGGGACAGAGACCATGCGCCGGCCACAGATCGACAAGAAGGGTCGGGCTGTCTCCTGGACCTTCTCTGAG GAAAACGTGATCCGGGAGTTCAACCTCAACGAGCTTTACCAGAAAGCCAAGAAGCAGTCGAAGCCGCGGGAGGAGGGGCCCGAGGAGCCCTTTGTTCAACAGGCGGCTGCCAGGCACCCCGACGGGGAGACCAAGAAGGACAAGTAG
- the MED19 gene encoding mediator of RNA polymerase II transcription subunit 19, which produces MRGEERSGQSEGWGGVSRSNGGSGRGLRGARPIAAGRPRAGHAGKMENFSALFGGAEPPPAAAAALGFGPAKAPGAGAAPAPASAAPPPGEDAARKAAAGPFYLLRELPGTTELTGSTNLITHYNLEHAYNKFCGKKVKEKLSNFLPDLPGMIDLPGSHDNSSLRSLIEKPPICGSSFTPLTGTMLTGFRLHAGPLPEQCRLMHIQPPKKKNKHKHKQSRTQDPVPPETPSDSDHKKKKKKKEEDPERKRKKKEKKKKKNRHSPEHPGVGGSQASSSSSLR; this is translated from the exons ATGAGGGGGGAGGAGAGAAGCGGCCAATCAGAAGGCTGGGGCGGAGTCTCCCGTAGCAACGGGGGCAGTGGGCGGGGCCTGAGGGGCGCTCGGCCAAtcgcggcggggcggccccgcgcggGGCACGCCGGGAAGATGGAGAACTTCTCGGCGCTGTTCGGCGGGGCTGAGCCAccgcctgccgccgccgccgccctggGCTTTGGGCCCGCCAAGGCGCCGGGCGCCGGGGCCGCTCCGGCTCCCGCCTCCgctgcgccgccgccgggcgAAGACGCGGCCCGCAAGGCCGCCGCCGGCCCCTTCTACTTGCTGCGGGAGCTGCCAG GCACCACGGAGCTGACGGGCAGCACCAACCTGATCACGCACTACAACCTGGAGCACGCCTACAACAAGTTCTGCGGCAAGAAGGTGAAGGAGAAGCTCAGCAACTTCCTCCCCGACCTGCCCGGCATGATCGACCTGCCCGGCTCCCACGACAACAGCAGCCTGCGCTCCCTCATCGAGAAGCCCCCCATCTGTGGCAGCTCCTTCACCCCCCTCACTGGCACCATGCTGACGGGCTTCCGCCTCCACGCTGGCCCG ctgcctgaaCAGTGCCGGCTGATGCACATCCAGCCAcccaagaaaaagaacaagcacAAGCACAAGCAGAGCCGCACCCAGGATCCTGTCCCCCCAG AAACCCCCTCAGACTCCGatcacaagaagaaaaagaagaagaaagaggaggatCCAGAAcggaagaggaagaagaaagaaaagaagaaaaagaag AACCGGCACAGCCCGGAGCACCCAGGGGTGGGCGGctcccaggccagcagcagcagcagcttgcgGTGA
- the ZDHHC5 gene encoding LOW QUALITY PROTEIN: palmitoyltransferase ZDHHC5 (The sequence of the model RefSeq protein was modified relative to this genomic sequence to represent the inferred CDS: deleted 1 base in 1 codon) — MPAASGKRFKPSKYVPVSAAAIFLVGATTLFFAFTCPGLSLYISPVIPVYNAVVFLFVLANFSMATFMDPGIFPRAEEDEDKEDDFRAPLYKTVEIKGIQVRMKWCATCRFYRPPRCSHCSVCDNCVEEFDHHCPWVNNCIGRRNYRYFFLFLLSLTTHIMGVFGFGLLYVLYQVEELSGVRMAVTMVVMCVAGLFFIPVAGLTGFHVVLVARGRTTNEQVTGKFRGGVNPFTNGCCKNVSRVLCSSPAPRYLGRPKAEQTVLVRPPFLRPEVSDGQITVKIMDNGIQTELKRTKSKGSLEVTESQSADAEPPPPPKPDLSRYTGLRTHLTLATNEDSSLLGKDSPPTPTMYKYRPGYSSSSSSAALPHSTSAKLSRVNSLKEPNSICESSRKPSYRSEPSLEPESFRSPTFGKSFHFDPLSSGSRSSSLKSAQGTGFEMGHLQSIRSEGTTSTSYKSLVNQTRNGSLSYDSLLTPSDSPDFESVQAGPEPDPPVGYTSPFLSARIAQQRETDLHGRFASAVSPKHAPPREPSPVRYDNLSRHIVASIQEREKLLQQPPAPGREEDVGLVDSGIQSTPGSSNAPRTSSSSDDSKRSPLGKNPLTRPAPPRFGKPEPPHALRVRSLGSPDQPAAPHLGKSVSYSSQKPASQASVPETEEVALQPLLAPKDEVQMRTAYSKSNGQPKSLGSAPPGPGQVPLSSPTRGGVKKVSGVGGTTYEISV, encoded by the exons ATGCCAGCAGCATCTGGAAAGAGATTCAAACCCAGCAAATACGTCCCGGTCTCAGCTGCTGCCATCTTCCTAGTGGGAGCCACCACCCTCTTCTTTGCCTTCAC GTGCCCGGGGCTCAGTCTGTACATCTCCCCAGTCATTCCTGTCTACAATGCTGTCGTCTTCCTCTTTGTGCTGGCCAACTTCAGCATGGCCACCTTCATGGACCCAGGCATATTCCCACGAG CTGAGGAGGACGAGGACAAGGAGGATGATTTCCGAGCTCCGCTCTACAAGACGGTGGAGATCAAGGGCATTCAGGTGCGCATGAAATGGTGTGCAACCTGCCGCTTCTACCGGCCGCCACGGTGCTCCCACTGCAGCGTCTGTGACAACTGTGTGGAG GAGTTCGACCATCACTGTCCCTGGGTCAACAACTGCATCGGGCGGCGCAATTACCGttacttcttcctcttcttgctgTCACTCACCACGCACATCATGGGAGTGTTTGGCTTCGGCCTGCTCTATGTCCTCTACCAGGTGGAGGAGCTCTCTGGCGTCCGCATGGCGGTCAC CATGGTGGTGATGTGCGTGGCCGGCCTGTTCTTCATTCCCGTCGCTGGCCTTACGGGGTTCCACGTGGTGCTCGTGGCGAGGGGCCGTACTACCAACGAACAG GTGACGGGCAAGTTCCGTGGTGGTGTCAACCCCTTCACCAACGGTTGCTGTAAGAATGTCAGCCGGGTCCTCTGCAGCTCCCCGGCCCCCAG GTACCTCGGGCGCCCGAAGGCCGAGCAGACGGtgctggtgagacccccctTCTTGCGGCCCGAGGTGTCAGACGGTCAGATCACTGTCAAGATCATGGACAACGGTATCCAGACAGAGCTGAAGAGGACGAAG TCCAAAGGAAGCCTGGAGGTGACAGAGAGCCAGTCTGCTGACGCCGAGCCGCCACCCCCACCTAAGCCAGACCTCAGCCGCTACACGGGCCTGAGGACACACTTAACCCTGGCCACCAACGAGG acagcagcTTGCTAGGCAAGGACAGCCCCCCCACTCCCACCATGTACAAGTACCGGCCtggctacagcagcagcagcagctcagcagctttgcCCCACTCCACCAGTGCCAAG CTGAGCCGCGTGAATAGCCTGAAGGAGCCCAACTCCATCTGTGAGAGCAGCCGCAAGCCCAGCTACCGCTCAGAGCCCAGCCTGGAGCCCGAGAGCTTCCGCTCACCCACCTTCGGCAAGAGCTTTCACTTCGACCCGCTCTCCAGCGGCTCCCGCTCCTCCAGCCTCAAGTCGGCCCAGGGCACGGGCTTTGAGATGGGCCACCTCCAGTCCATCCGCTCAGAGGGCACCACTTCCACCTCCTACAAGAGCCTAGTGAACCAGACGCGCAATGGCAGCCTGTCGTATGACAGCCTGCTCACGCCCTCCGACAGCCCTGACTTTGAGTCTGTGCAGGCAGGCCCAGAGCCCGACCCGCCGGTGGGCTACACCTCGCCCTTCCTCTCAGCCCGCATCGCCCAGCAGAGAGAGACCGACCTCCATGGCCGCTTCGCCAGCGCCGTCTCCCCCAAGCACGCGCCGCCCCGCGAGCCCTCGCCCGTGCGCTATGACAATCTCTCCCGCCACATCGTGGCCTCCATTCAGGAGcgggagaagctgctgcagcagccaccggcaccaggcagggaggaggacgTGGGGCTGGTGGACTCGGGCATCCAGTCGACACCAGGCTCCAGCAACGCC CCCCGCACCAGCTCTTCCTCGGACGATTCGAAGCGCTCGCCCCTGGGCAAGAATCCGCTCACCCGCCCGGCCCCACCCCGCTTTGGCAAGCCCGAGCCCCCCCACGCGCTCCGAGTGCGCTCCCTGGGCTCCCCTGACcagcccgccgccccccaccTGGGAAAATCCGTGTCTTACAGCAGCCAAAAACCAGCGTCTCAGGCCAGCGTCCCCGAGACGGAGGAGGTGGCCTTGCAGCCCTTACTGGCACCAAA GGACGAGGTGCAGATGAGAACAGCCTACAGCAAGTCCAATGGGCAGCCCAAGAGCCTGGGCTCGGCCCCCCCGGGCCCGGGGCAGGTGCCCCTCAGTAGCCCCACTCGTGGGGGAGTCAAGAAGGTCTCCGGCGTGGGGGGGACCACCTACGAGATCTCAGTATGA
- the CLP1 gene encoding polyribonucleotide 5'-hydroxyl-kinase Clp1 codes for MADDGGEEKKQVAKFELERETELRFEVEASQTVQLELLTGMAEVFGTELTRNKKFTFDAGAKVAVFTWHGCTVQLSGRTEVAYISKDTPMLLYLNTHTALEQMRRQAEREDERGPRVMVVGPTDVGKSTVCRLLLNYAVRLGRRPTFVELDVGQGSVSIPGTMGALYIERPADVEEGFSLQAPLVYHFGSTTPGTNIKLYNKITSRLADVFNQRCEVNRRASVSGCVINTCGWVKGSGYQALVHAASAFEVDVVVVLDQERLYNELKRDLPHFVRTVLLPKSGGVVERSKDFRRECRDDRIREYFYGFRGCFYPHAFDVKFSDVKIYKVGAPTIPDSCLPLGMSQEDNQLKLVPVTPGRDMVHHLLSVSTADSPDDNISETSVAGFIVVTGVDLERQVFTVLSPAPRPLPKNFLLIMDIRFMDLK; via the exons ATGGCGGACGACGGCGGCGAGGAGAAGAAGCAGGTGGCCAAGTTCGAGCTGGAGCGGGAGACGGAGCTGCGCTTCGAGGTGGAGGCTTCGCAGacagtgcagctggagctgctcacCGGCATGGCCGAGGTCTTCGGCACCGAGCTTACCCGCAACAAGAAGTTCACCTTCGACGCTGGCGCCAAGGTGGCCGTCTTCACCTGGCACGGCTGCACCGTCCAGCTCAGCGGCCGCACCGAGGTGGCCTACATCTCCAAGGACACACCCATGCTGCTCTACCTCAACACCCACACGGCCCTGGAGCAGATGCGGCGGCAGGCAGAGCGGGAGGATGAGCGGGGGCCCCGCGTCATGGTGGTCGGACCCACTGACGTGGGTAAGTCAACTGTGTGCCGCCTGCTGCTGAACTATGCTGTGCGCCTGGGGCGCCGGCCCACCTTTGTGGAGCTGGACGTGGGCCAGGGATCCGTCTCCATCCCTGGTACCATGGGCGCTCTCTACATCGAGCGGCCAGCCGACGTGGAGGAGGGCTTCTCCCTCCAAGCCCCACTCGTCTACCATTTCGGCTCCACCACACCAGGCACTAACATCAAGCTCTACAACAAG ATCACATCCCGCCTGGCCGATGTCTTCAACCAGCGCTGTGAAGTGAACCGCCGCGCCTCGGTGAGCGGCTGCGTGATCAACACCTGCGGCTGGGTGAAGGGCTCGGGCTACCAGGCACTGGTGCACGCAGCTTCTGCCTTTGAGGTGGacgtggtggtggtgctggacCAGGAGCGGCTTTACAACGAGCTGAAGAGGGACCTGCCCCACTTTGTGCGCACTGTCCTGCTCCCCAAGTCCGGTGGGGTGGTGGAGCGCTCCAAGGACTTCCGGCGGGAATGCCGAGATGACCGCATCCGGGAGTACTTCTACGGCTTCCGTGGCTGCTTCTACCCTCACGCCTTCGATGTCAAGTTCTCCGACGTCAAGATTTACAAGGTGGGGGCTCCCACCATCCCGGactcctgcctgcccctgggcaTGTCGCAGGAGGACAACCAGCTGAAGCTCGTACCGGTGACGCCAGGACGGGACATGGTGCACCACCTCCTGAGCGTCAGCACCGCTGACAGCCCCGATGACAACATCTCTGAGACGAGCGTGGCTGGCTTCATCGTTGTCACTGGCGTCGACCTGGAGCGCCAGGTCTTCACTGTCCTCTCCCCGGCCCCACGCCCCCTGCCCAAGAACTTCCTCCTCATCATGGACATCCGCTTCATGGACCTCAAGTAG
- the YPEL4 gene encoding protein yippee-like 4 isoform X1, translating into MSHGAVMQSPGTQGPPLGCPVPPPGARPVDSGSGGSGSEDSGGWPPPFSASFSPGGARGHGAPPTLSREERRLSALCCAASPASGSAGGARCPPPPPRPPGALPPAMPPARRRLPPAAHLPPRTFHSYLPRSQRTYSCVHCRAHLARHEELISKSFQGSHGRAYLFNSVVNVGCGPAEQRLLLTGLHSVADIFCQSCKTTLGWKYVSAPASSTPTPVGTVPGTPDPWAGLGTPNPLAAAQGPQPHGRGSGTGTLLEARGGGLTLPPPRSRPSRAARSTRRGSSSSRCRTW; encoded by the exons ATGAGTCACGGTGCCGTGATGCAGTCCCCGGGCACGCAGGGCCCCCCCCTCGGCTGCCCGGTGCCCCCGCCTGGCGCCCGCCCCGTGGAcagcggcagcggcggcagcggcagcgagGACAGCGGCGGGTG GCCGCCCCCCTTTTCCGCCTCCTTCTCACCTGGGGGGGCCCGGGGCCACGGCGCCCCCCCGACCTTGTCGCGGGAGGAACGACGGCTCTCGGCGCTCTGCTGCGCTGCTTCCCCTGCGAGCGGCTCTGCGGGGGGTGCAcggtgccccccgccccccccgcgcccccccgggGCCCTGCCCCCCGCCatgccccccgcccgccgccgcctgccccccgccgcccaccTGCCCCCCAGGACCTTCCACAGCTACCTGCCGCGCTCCCAGCGCACCTACAGCTGCGTGCACTGCCGCGCCCACCTGGCCCGCCACGAGGAGCTCATCTCCAAG TCCTTCCAGGGCAGCCATGGCCGCGCCTACCTGTTCAATTCGGT GGTGAATGTGGGCTGTGGCCCGGCGGAGCAGCGGCTGCTGCTGACGGGGCTGCACTCGGTGGCCGACATCTTCTGCCAGAGCTGCAAGACCACCCTGGGCTGGAAATACGTGAGTGCCCCTGCATccagcacccccacccctgtGGGCACTGTCCCGGGCACCCCAGatccctgggctgggctgggcacccCAAACCCGttggcagcagcccagggaccccagccccatggtAGGGGCAGCGGCACGGGCACCCTGCTGGAGGCACGTGGAGGGGGTCTCACGCTGCCTCCCCCCAGGAGCAGGCCTTCGAGAGCAGCCAGAAGTACAAGGAGGGGAAGTTCATCATCGAGATGTCGCACATGGTGA
- the YPEL4 gene encoding protein yippee-like 4 isoform X2, with product MSHGAVMQSPGTQGPPLGCPVPPPGARPVDSGSGGSGSEDSGGWPPPFSASFSPGGARGHGAPPTLSREERRLSALCCAASPASGSAGGARCPPPPPRPPGALPPAMPPARRRLPPAAHLPPRTFHSYLPRSQRTYSCVHCRAHLARHEELISKSFQGSHGRAYLFNSVVNVGCGPAEQRLLLTGLHSVADIFCQSCKTTLGWKYEQAFESSQKYKEGKFIIEMSHMVKENGWD from the exons ATGAGTCACGGTGCCGTGATGCAGTCCCCGGGCACGCAGGGCCCCCCCCTCGGCTGCCCGGTGCCCCCGCCTGGCGCCCGCCCCGTGGAcagcggcagcggcggcagcggcagcgagGACAGCGGCGGGTG GCCGCCCCCCTTTTCCGCCTCCTTCTCACCTGGGGGGGCCCGGGGCCACGGCGCCCCCCCGACCTTGTCGCGGGAGGAACGACGGCTCTCGGCGCTCTGCTGCGCTGCTTCCCCTGCGAGCGGCTCTGCGGGGGGTGCAcggtgccccccgccccccccgcgcccccccgggGCCCTGCCCCCCGCCatgccccccgcccgccgccgcctgccccccgccgcccaccTGCCCCCCAGGACCTTCCACAGCTACCTGCCGCGCTCCCAGCGCACCTACAGCTGCGTGCACTGCCGCGCCCACCTGGCCCGCCACGAGGAGCTCATCTCCAAG TCCTTCCAGGGCAGCCATGGCCGCGCCTACCTGTTCAATTCGGT GGTGAATGTGGGCTGTGGCCCGGCGGAGCAGCGGCTGCTGCTGACGGGGCTGCACTCGGTGGCCGACATCTTCTGCCAGAGCTGCAAGACCACCCTGGGCTGGAAATAC GAGCAGGCCTTCGAGAGCAGCCAGAAGTACAAGGAGGGGAAGTTCATCATCGAGATGTCGCACATGGTGAAGGAGAACGGCTGGGACtga